The Solanum lycopersicum chromosome 6, SLM_r2.1 genome has a window encoding:
- the LOC101248112 gene encoding large ribosomal subunit protein eL37y, giving the protein MGKGTGSFGKRRNKTHTLCVRCGRRSFHLQKSRCSACAYPAARKRTYNWSVKAIRRKTTGTGRMRYLRNVPRRFKTNFREGTEAAPRKKGVASA; this is encoded by the exons ATG GGTAAGGGAACAGGAAGCTTCGGTAAGAGGAGGAACAAGACCCACACACTATGTGTGAGGTGTGGAAGACGGAGCTTCCATCTCCAGAAGAGCCGTTGCTCTGCTTGTGCTTACCCTGCTGCCCGTAAAAGGACAT ACAACTGGAGTGTGAAGGCTATCCGCAGAAAGACAACTGGAACTGGCCGCATGAGGTATCTTCGTAACGTCCCTCGCAGGTTCAAGACCAATTTCAGAGAAG GTACTGAAGcagctccaaggaagaagggAGTAGCTTCTGCTTGA
- the LOC101246354 gene encoding uncharacterized protein — protein MEERREFPAFPYEPYSIQLDFMNALYQSLNKGGVAMLESPTGTGKTLSIICSALQWLVDKKQHQKTQMDSSLNLGGNQEDQLGVDDEPDWMRDFVINKDTKSPEKKTKEKKQMGFNKKIDRKGKRDNVRDLITNGGGKDEETDTEKVKNLLTKHEVEGMDEEEFLVEEYESEDENGGRSKRKGGGVPVNSSSEEEKDEDNMEDEEDEARPKIYFCSRTHSQLSQFVKELRKTRFADEVKVVCLGSRKNFCINKDVLKLGSSTQINEKCLELQKSRKKEISKISKTKNIRACGRAGRSKTSSGCPMLRNQKRGKEFRSEVSQQGPLDIEDLVQIGNDLKICPYYGSRSMVHTADLVVLPYQSLLSKSSRESLGLSLKDSVVVIDEAHNLADSLVSMYNAKITLSQLELVHSHLESYFIRFRNLLGPGNRRYIQIMMVLTRAFLQVLRDENCQSTFDPLCNAERSKSGFESSTAINEFLFALNIDNINLYKLLLYIEESNIMHKVCGYGHKLALSVEVSGLKNDDQSSHDESALSGFQALVNMLLSLTNKDGDGRIIISRPRPKCSMQQGGYLKYVMLTGEKIFSEILNQAHAVIFAGGTLQPIEETKERLFPWLPPDQLHFFSCGHIIPSANILPVVVPQGPSGHSFDFSYSARSSSVMIKELGLLVSNLVNVVPEGMVLFFSSFDYEGQVYDAWKESGIIGRIMKKKRIFREPRRSTDVETVLKEYKETIDALSHRSSKRDPESRNGAILLAIVGGKVSEGINFSDGMGRCIVMVGLPYPSPADIELMERIKHIEGFDTSSGKNTKFQAERSWYNGDAQAGLDILKSCKHRGKQYYENLCMKAVNQSIGRAIRHINDYAAILLVDKRYTYDPSERSSSQSTNKLPQWIKGRLVSGTKNYGELQRLLHQFFKFHKGKEDNQ, from the exons ATGGAAGAGAGAAGGGAATTTCCGGCATTTCCGTACGAACCCTATTCCATTCAGCTTGATTTCATGAACGCCCTTTACCAATCCCTCAATAAAGGCGGCGTTGCCATGCTCGAAAGCCCCACTG GGACTGGTAAAACGCTTAGTATAATTTGCAGTGCTCTTCAATGGCTTGTTGATAAAAAGCAACATCAGAAAACCCAGATGGATTCTTCTTTGAATTTAGGTGGGAATCAGGAAGATCAGTTGGGGGTTGATGATGAACCAGATTGGATGAGGGACTTTGTCATTAACAAAGATACCAAATCGCCTGAGAAGAAGACAAAGGAAAAGAAGCAAATGgggttcaacaaaaaaattgataggAAAGGAAAAAGGGACAATGTGAGAGATTTAATTACTAACGGGGGTGGGAAGGATGAAGAAACTGACACTGAAAAGGTAAAGAATTTACTGACAAAACATGAGGTTGAGGGAATGGATGAAGAGGAGTTTTTGGTTGAAGAGTATGAGAGTGAAGATGAAAATGGAGGGCGATCGAAAAGGAAGGGTGGTGGGGTGCCGGTTAATTCCTCGAGTGAggaagaaaaagatgaagatAACATGGAAGATGAAGAGGATGAGGCTAGACCCAAAATTTACTTCTGTAGCCGGACACATTCACAACTTTCACAGTTCGTAAAGGAGTTAAGGAAGACTAGATTTGCTGATGAAGTAAAGGTTGTATGCTTAGGATCTAGGAAGAATTTCTGCATTAATAAAG ATGTATTGAAGTTAGGCAGCTCCACCCAGATAAATGAGAAATGTTTGGAGCTTCAAAAAAGTAGGAAGAAGGAAATTTCTAAAATATCAAAGACAAAG AACATCAGAGCTTGTGGCAGAGCAGGAAGGTCCAAGACTTCCTCAGGATGCCCAATGCTTAGGAATCagaaaagaggaaaagaatTTCGAAGTGAGGTTTCTCAACAAGGGCCCTTGGATATTGAGGATCTTGTTCAGATTGGAAATGACTTAAAAATTTGCCCTTACTATGGCTCAAGAAGCATGGTCCACACAGCAGATCTTGTGGTTCTTCCTTATCAATCGCTTCTTTCAAAATCATCGCGTGAATCACTTGGTTTAAGTTTAAAAGATAGTGTTGTTGTCATAGACGAAGCTCATAATTTAGCTGATTCTCTCGTCAGCATGTACAACGCAAAAATTACACTGTCACAG TTGGAACTTGTGCATTCACACTTGGAGAGTTACTTCATACGCTTTCGCAATCTGCTAGGGCCAGGCAACCGAAGATATATTCAAATAATGATGGTCCTTACTCGGGCTTTTCTACAAGTTCTGCGTGATGAGAACTGTCAAAGCACCTTTGACCCCCTTTGTAATGCTGAGCGAAGTAAAAGTGGCTTTGAGTCATCCACGGCGATAAACGAGTTTCTATTTGCCCTCAATATTGACAACATAAATCTGTATAAGCTCTTGTTGTATATAGAAGAAAGCAATATTATGCACAAG GTATGTGGATATGGACATAAATTAGCACTCTCCGTAGAAGTTTCAGGATTGAAAAATGACGATCAAAGCAGTCATGATGAAAGTGCATTATCTGGTTTCCAAGCATTAGTTAACATGTTACTGTCACTAACAAATAAAGATGGTGATGgaagaataataatatcaaGGCCAAGGCCAAAATGCTCAATGCAACAAGGAGGGTATTTGAAATATGTCATGCTCACAGGAGAAAAGATATTTTCTGAG ATCTTGAATCAAGCTCATGCTGTCATATTTGCTGGCGGGACTTTGCAACCTATAGAGGAAACAAAAGAACGCCTGTTTCCTTGGTTACCACCGGATCAGTTGCATTTCTTTTCCTGTGGTCATATCATCCCATCTGCAAACATTCTACCAGTTGTTGTTCCTCAGGGGCCTTCTGGCCACTCCTTTGATTTTAGTTACAGCGCCAGAAGCTCATCAGTCATG ATAAAAGAACTAGGGCTTTTGGTCTCCAATTTGGTAAATGTAGTTCCTGAAGGCATGGTTCTTTTCTTCTCATCATTTGACTACGAAGGCCAGGTCTATGATGCATGGAAGGAGTCGGGCATCATTGGAAGAATTATGAAAAAGAAGCGTATATTTAGAGAACCTAGAAGAAGTACAGATGTGGAAACTGTTTTGAAGGAATACAAGGAAACAATTGATGCACTGTCCCATAGAAGTTCTAAGCGGGATCCTGAATCAAGAAATGGTGCAATTCTCCTTGCTATTGTGGGTGGGAAAGTATCAGAAGGTATCAACTTCAGCGATGGGATGGGTCGATGTATAGTCATGGTTGGATTGCCCTATCCTAGTCCTGCTGACATCGAGTTGATGGAGAGGATCAAACATATTGAAGGATTTGATACTTCTAGTGGTAAGAACACCAAATTTCAGGCTGAAAGAAGCTGGTATAATGGAGATGCTCAAGCTGGGCTGGACATCCTAAAAAGCTGCAAGCATAGAGGGAAGCAGTATTATGAGAATCTTTGCATGAAAGCTGTGAATCAATCAATTG GTAGAGCAATTCGGCATATTAACGACTATGCTGCCATCCTATTAGTTGATAAACGCTATACATATGATCCTTCTGAAAGAAGCTCCTCACAGTCAACCAACAAGCTGCCCCAGTGGATTAAAGGTCGGCTTGTTTCTGGAACAAAGAATTATGGAGAACTCCAGAGGCTGCTGCATCAATTCTTCAAGTTCCACAAAGGCAAAGAGGATAACCAGTAA
- the LOC104648056 gene encoding uncharacterized protein, which translates to MGMLYRKPQMLLKKTFQKTKNLFFKTLHNLNSFLFKSHHKLPKVCHFNPFFSRSNRIPNSIIQELDDYYRDFPQQWECSNQNEVPQRKSIREESVNNTRKVQKEKMEDALLRNTSKGEVLVQKMKELEMMDEEDLDQMMDIKEVLYYYSYLKCPVYLDIVDRYFMDMYNELSLPQTFINVNS; encoded by the coding sequence ATGGGGATGTTGTACAGAAAGCCACAAATGCTGCTTAAGAAAACCTTTCAAAAGACCAAGAACCTCTTCTTCAAAACACTACATAATCTCAATTCATTTCTATTTAAAAGTCATCACAAGTTACCTAAAGTTTGTCACTTCAATCCCTTCTTCTCTCGTAGCAACCGAATTCCAAACAGCATTATTCAAGAATTGGACGATTACTACAGAGACTTTCCTCAACAATGGGAATGTAGTAACCAAAACGAAGTTCCACAGAGAAAGAGCATACGCGAAGAATCAGTAAACAACACGAGGAAAGtacagaaagaaaaaatggaagatgCATTGCTTCGAAACACAAGTAAAGGTGAGGTATTAGTACAGAAGATGAAGGAACTAGAGATGATGGATGAGGAAGATTTGGATCAAATGATGGACATAAAAGAAGTTCTCTACTACTACTCTTACCTAAAATGTCCAGTTTACCTTGACATTGTTGACAGGTATTTCATGGACATGTATAATGAGTTATCACTTCCACAGACATTCATCAATGTCAACAGTTAA